Proteins from one Salmo salar chromosome ssa07, Ssal_v3.1, whole genome shotgun sequence genomic window:
- the LOC106608829 gene encoding transmembrane protein 88, which produces MSVSGTLEKGAHHQALELSEELSPLNHHHLQHSNSLASSAPVGTPSGVVVPPPYSAAESGGGGSDAPLELRGSLDCWACSVLVTAQNLVIAGINACLAGLVFGLILTPAIAMVVFGFLCHSTVRPHGTSRYCADLLNDGGCVALLVVGFLLVTPLLVLALAAYCRLARHLQLGLCFIPYSRAIYKNLPATQHPGLGGGCCGGSGAGGEGGGKGKVWV; this is translated from the exons ATGAGTGTGAGCGGTACACTGGAGAAGGGGGCCCACCACCAGGCTCTGGAGCTCTCCGAGGAGCTCTCTCCCCtcaaccaccaccacctccagcaCTCCAACTCTCTGGCCTCCAGCGCTCCTGTGGGGACCCCCTCCGGCGTGGTGGTGCCCCCCCCGTACTCTGCAGCTGAGAGTGGGGGAGGTGGTAGCGACGCTCCCCTGGAGCTCCGAGGCTCTCTGGACTGCTGGGCGTGCTCGGTGCTGGTGACGGCCCAGAACCTGGTCATCGCTGGGATCAACGCCTGCCTGGCCGGACTGGTGTTCGGACTCATCCTCACCCCCGCCATCGCCATGGTGGTGTTCGGGTTCCTCTGTCATTCTACG GTGCGCCCTCATGGGACGTCCCGCTACTGCGCGGACCTGCTGAATGACGGTGGCTGTGTGGCCCTCCTGGTTGTGGGTTTCCTCCTGGTCACACCCCTCCTGGTCCTGGCTCTGGCCGCCTACTGCCGCCTGGCCCGCCACCTCCAGCTGGGGCTCTGCTTTATACCATACTCCAGGGCCATCTACAAGAACCTGCCCGCCACACAGCACCCTGGCCTGGGAGGGGGCTGCTGTGGAGGCAGTGgcgctggaggggagggaggagggaagggtaAGGTCTGGgtgtga